The following coding sequences lie in one Sinorhizobium fredii USDA 257 genomic window:
- the flgK gene encoding flagellar hook-associated protein FlgK, translated as MSLSSAIAIAQSAFSTTASQTATVSKNVANASNADYSRRMAMLGTTSDGAQIVSIYRAQNEALLKQNLTSISQSSAQSSLLSGLELLKSALGGNDYETAPSTYLSAFRNSLQTFASTPGNSTIAATVVADASDLANSISTTATAVQDLRLDTDKQIAEEVDNLNALLASFETVNNAVKQAMASGADATAALDERDKFLKQISELVGISTVTRADNDTVIYTSDGIVLFETQARQVTFTATSAFDASTTGNAIFVDGVSLSAGTGADTTAQGKLASLLQLRDDIAPTFQSQLDEMARGLVSLFQEDGGPGLFTWADGTVPADGTIEPGIAASLSVNAAAQADPFLLRDGGFNGLVSNPGGATDPNSGYTDLLDGFITAMDGDINFDAAAGLDSTSSIMEFAASSIGWFEQIRSAASTADDNKTALLARTEEALGNVTGVSIDEELSLLLDLEQSYKASAKLISTVDAMMASLLEAVR; from the coding sequence ATGTCGTTGTCCTCGGCAATCGCAATTGCGCAATCAGCATTCAGCACCACCGCCTCGCAAACGGCCACGGTGTCGAAGAACGTCGCCAATGCGAGCAACGCGGATTACTCGCGCCGCATGGCCATGCTGGGCACCACGTCCGACGGTGCGCAGATCGTCTCCATCTATCGGGCGCAGAACGAGGCTTTGCTCAAGCAGAACCTCACGAGCATCTCGCAATCCTCGGCGCAGAGCAGCCTGCTCTCCGGGCTTGAACTGTTGAAATCGGCGCTCGGCGGCAACGACTACGAGACGGCGCCGTCGACCTATCTCTCCGCTTTCCGCAACAGCCTGCAGACCTTCGCCTCGACGCCGGGCAACTCGACGATCGCGGCGACCGTGGTCGCGGACGCTTCGGACCTCGCCAACTCGATCAGCACCACGGCGACCGCGGTCCAGGACCTGCGCCTCGATACCGACAAGCAGATCGCCGAAGAGGTCGACAACCTGAACGCGCTGCTTGCCAGCTTCGAAACCGTGAACAATGCGGTCAAGCAAGCGATGGCATCGGGCGCAGACGCCACGGCGGCGCTCGACGAGCGCGACAAGTTTTTGAAGCAGATTTCGGAGCTCGTCGGCATCTCCACCGTTACCAGGGCGGACAACGATACCGTCATCTACACCTCCGACGGCATAGTCCTCTTCGAGACGCAGGCCCGGCAGGTGACGTTCACGGCAACCTCGGCCTTCGATGCATCGACCACCGGCAACGCAATCTTCGTCGATGGCGTGTCGCTTTCAGCCGGAACCGGCGCCGACACCACCGCGCAGGGAAAGCTTGCGAGCCTTCTCCAGCTCCGCGACGACATCGCTCCGACGTTCCAGTCGCAACTCGACGAGATGGCCCGCGGTCTGGTCAGCCTCTTCCAGGAGGACGGCGGCCCCGGCCTCTTCACTTGGGCGGACGGAACGGTTCCCGCGGACGGCACGATCGAGCCCGGCATCGCGGCAAGCCTGAGCGTCAATGCCGCCGCGCAAGCCGATCCCTTCCTGCTCCGCGACGGCGGGTTCAACGGCCTTGTCTCCAACCCGGGCGGCGCCACGGATCCGAATTCCGGCTATACCGATCTCCTCGATGGCTTCATCACCGCCATGGACGGCGACATCAATTTCGACGCGGCGGCCGGGCTGGACAGCACCAGTTCGATCATGGAGTTCGCCGCCTCGTCGATCGGCTGGTTCGAGCAGATCCGTAGCGCGGCCTCGACAGCCGACGACAACAAGACGGCTCTGTTGGCGCGGACGGAGGAGGCTCTGGGCAATGTGACCGGCGTCAGCATCGATGAAGAACTCTCGCTGCTGCTCGACCTCGAACAGTCCTACAAAGCATCTGCCAAGTTGATCAGTACCGTGGACGCCATGATGGCGTCTCTTCTGGAAGCCGTGAGGTAA
- a CDS encoding flagellar hook-associated family protein, producing MKTSFVSNLAVQNAMRLTIQQGQEELLKLQTEVSTGRHADVGLELGSSTARSVNLQRELARLETLVDTNSVVTQRLASSQEALGTMAEAAEQVRNTLVTFKGNDSVDQLSVQKTEIESAMSLFTASANTSFNGEFLFAGINTDVKPFEDYAASGSAAKTTFDDALATYMSANGISSMSDFDQAQMEDFITNTLEPLYTDDTQWATDWSAASSQNMTSRISTSEVVQSSTNATTTGFRMFALASVISSELMDEEIGSDVRAYIGEASLGYVEQAITGLTAERSTLGISEARVEKANTSLEVQIKLINTHITDLEGVDTYDASTRMNTLLTQMETSYTLTGRIQQLSLIDFL from the coding sequence ATGAAGACATCCTTCGTTTCTAACCTGGCGGTGCAGAATGCCATGCGCCTGACCATTCAGCAGGGCCAGGAGGAACTGCTGAAGCTTCAGACGGAGGTTTCGACCGGCCGGCACGCGGATGTCGGCCTCGAGCTTGGTTCCTCCACCGCGCGTTCCGTCAACCTGCAGCGCGAGCTTGCTCGATTGGAAACCCTGGTCGACACGAACTCCGTCGTCACGCAGAGGCTTGCATCCTCCCAGGAAGCCCTTGGAACGATGGCGGAGGCGGCCGAGCAGGTCCGCAATACGCTCGTCACCTTCAAGGGCAATGATTCCGTCGACCAGTTGTCTGTCCAGAAGACCGAGATCGAAAGCGCCATGTCGCTTTTCACCGCGTCAGCGAACACCTCCTTCAACGGCGAGTTCCTCTTTGCCGGCATCAACACCGATGTGAAGCCTTTCGAGGATTACGCGGCGTCTGGTTCGGCCGCGAAGACCACCTTCGACGATGCGCTGGCGACCTACATGTCGGCAAACGGCATCTCTTCCATGAGCGACTTCGACCAGGCGCAGATGGAAGATTTCATCACCAATACGCTGGAGCCGCTCTACACCGACGACACGCAGTGGGCCACCGATTGGTCCGCGGCCTCGAGCCAGAACATGACGAGCCGCATCAGCACGTCCGAAGTCGTTCAGAGCTCGACCAACGCGACGACGACCGGTTTCCGGATGTTCGCCCTTGCCAGCGTCATCTCCTCGGAGCTCATGGACGAGGAGATCGGATCGGACGTTCGTGCCTATATCGGCGAGGCTTCGCTCGGCTATGTCGAGCAGGCGATCACGGGACTGACCGCCGAACGCAGCACGCTCGGCATCTCCGAAGCGCGCGTCGAAAAGGCCAACACCTCGCTCGAGGTTCAGATCAAGCTCATCAACACGCACATCACCGATCTCGAGGGCGTCGACACCTATGATGCGTCGACCCGGATGAACACGCTGCTGACGCAGATGGAGACATCCTACACCCTCACCGGACGGATCCAGCAGTTGAGTTTGATAGATTTCCTCTGA
- the flaF gene encoding flagellar biosynthesis regulator FlaF, translated as MYQFAYAEIMEEGVAVSKDREWQVLNRSIALLEAAKQQKGYSKEAIEAIYYTRRVWIRFIEDLRAPDNQLNDELRANLISIGIWILNETEKIRKRDSSNFQGIIDITTIIRDGLK; from the coding sequence ATGTATCAGTTTGCATACGCCGAGATCATGGAGGAAGGCGTAGCCGTTTCCAAGGATCGCGAGTGGCAAGTCCTCAATCGCTCGATCGCGCTCCTGGAAGCAGCAAAACAGCAGAAGGGATACTCAAAGGAAGCGATCGAGGCGATCTATTACACCCGACGTGTCTGGATACGCTTCATCGAGGATCTGCGCGCCCCGGATAACCAGCTCAATGACGAATTGCGGGCCAACCTGATCTCGATCGGGATCTGGATATTGAACGAGACGGAGAAGATCCGCAAACGCGACTCCTCCAACTTCCAGGGCATAATTGATATTACCACCATCATCAGGGATGGACTGAAATGA
- the flbT gene encoding flagellar biosynthesis repressor FlbT, whose amino-acid sequence MKSTLRISLKSGERIFVNGAVLRVDRKVAVEFLNDVTFLLENHVLQPEDATTPLRQLYFIAQMILINPEGAEQSTAMFRKSIVMLLACFKNEEVLAELKRIDGLVTQGRAFEALKAIRGLYPVEERILNNQEITPATIDQIRKEIAPWR is encoded by the coding sequence ATGAAGAGCACACTGCGTATCTCGCTGAAATCGGGCGAACGGATCTTTGTAAACGGCGCGGTGCTTCGCGTTGACCGCAAGGTCGCCGTCGAATTCCTCAACGACGTCACCTTCCTCCTGGAAAACCACGTGCTGCAGCCGGAAGACGCCACGACACCGTTGCGGCAGCTCTATTTCATCGCCCAGATGATCCTGATCAATCCGGAAGGCGCCGAGCAATCGACCGCCATGTTCCGCAAGTCGATCGTCATGCTGCTCGCCTGCTTCAAGAACGAAGAAGTGCTGGCGGAACTGAAGCGCATCGACGGCCTTGTCACGCAGGGACGCGCCTTCGAAGCGCTGAAGGCAATCCGCGGCCTCTATCCCGTCGAAGAGCGCATCCTGAACAATCAGGAAATCACGCCGGCCACCATCGACCAGATTCGCAAGGAGATCGCGCCATGGCGGTAA